A single genomic interval of Heteronotia binoei isolate CCM8104 ecotype False Entrance Well chromosome 11, APGP_CSIRO_Hbin_v1, whole genome shotgun sequence harbors:
- the HVCN1 gene encoding LOW QUALITY PROTEIN: voltage-gated hydrogen channel 1 (The sequence of the model RefSeq protein was modified relative to this genomic sequence to represent the inferred CDS: inserted 2 bases in 1 codon) produces MSAYLKHFTVVGDDPAQWSNDYKKWEXKEEMEEESEGKSTESVIKMDPAPRPPTFREVMRKLFQSHKFQILIVCLVILDAVLVLAELLLDLKIIHPDKHEIVPEVFHYLSLSILTLFLVEVSFKLFAYRLEFFHHKFEVLDAIVVIISFVLDIVVLFLKHDFEAFGLLILLRLWRVARIINGIILSVKTRSEQQVSKLKQANLQLTTKVQQLENSCAEKELEIERLANILKQHGLAGQSR; encoded by the exons ATGTCTGCGTATCTGAAGCATTTCACGGTGGTGGGGGACGATCCTGCGCAGTGGAGCAATGACTACAAGAAGTGGGA GAAAGAAGAGATGGAGGAGGAAAGCGAAGGGAAGTCGACCGAATCGGTCATCAAGATGGACCCGGCTCCACGGCCCCCCACTTTTCGGGAGGTGATGAGGAAGCTGTTCCAGTCGCACAAGTTTCAG ATCCTGATTGTCTGTTTAGTGATCCTGGATGCCGTGCTGGTGCTGGCGGAGCTGCTTTTGGACTTGAAAATCATCCATCCGGACAAACACGAGATTGTGCCTGAG GTCTTCCACTACCTGAGCCTCTCCATTCTGACCCTCTTCCTGGTGGAGGTGAGCTTCAAACTCTTTGCCTACCGCCTGGAGTTCTTCCACCATAAGTTTGAAGTCCTGGACGCCATCGTGGTCATCATTTCGTTCGTCCTCGACATCGTGGTCCTGTTCCTGAAGCACGATTTCGAAGCGTTTGGCCTGCTGATCCTGCTGCGGTTGTGGCGGGTGGCCAGGATCATCAACG GAATCATCTTGTCGGTGAAGACGCGGTCCGAGCAGCAGGTGTCCAAGCTGAAGCAAGCGAACCTGCAGCTCACCACCAAGGTCCAGCAGCTGGAGAACAGCTGTGCAGAGAAG GAGCTGGAAATCGAGAGGCTCGCCAACATCCTGAAGCAACACGGCCTCGCCGGGCAGTCTCGGTAG